The genomic segment ATTGAATAAGATTTTAAATAATATGAAAAATTTTAAATTATAAGGATAAAAGGAGAATATAAATGGAAGCAGCAAATAATAGCATTAATAAACATAGATGGGTAATTCTAATTATAATTGTAATGGTAGTTTTTATGTCTACCCTAGATAGTAGCATTGTAAATGTAGCTTTACCTATGATGGCTAAATCTTTAAATGTGACATCAGCAGGTATTCAACTGGTAGTAACCAGTTATTTAATTATAATTTCAGCAACTATATTAGTTTTTGGAAGATTGGGGGATATAGCTTCTAAAACAAAGATATTTAAGTTTGGTATAGCTTTATTTACACTTGGTTCTTTATTTTGTGGAGTAACAAGTTCACTGTTTGTTTTAGTCCTAGCTAGAGTAATACAAGCCGTAGGGGCCGCAGCCACTATGGCAAACAGCCAAGGGATTATCACTGCAGTATTTCCATCAAATGAAAGAGGGAAAGCACTAGGAATCTCAGGATCCTTCGTGGCACTTGGAGCTTTAGTTGGGCCTCCACTGGGAGGATTTATAGTACAAGCTACTAGTTGGGAATATATTTTTTTAATAAATGTCCCAATAGGTATAATAACTTTACTTTATAGTTTTAAGATACTTCCTAAAGAACACAAAAGAGCAAAAGGAAAATTAGATGTGCCAGGAGCGTTATTGTTTATGTTTGCTATAGTTCCTCTATTTGTAGCTTTAGGTAAAGGTCAAGAGGTTGGATTTACTCAGCCCATAATTTTATTAGGGTTTTTAATCGCAATTATTTCTTTTATTGTATTTGTTATGGTGGAAAAGAAATGTGAAGACCCTTTATTACAGCTAGAAATTTTCGAAAATAAATTGTTTTCACTTAGTATATTTTGTGGATTCATATTCTTTGTAGCCATCTTTTGCTCAAGTATTATTCAACCTTTTTATCTTCAGGATGTGATGAATTTTTCACCTTCATCTACTGGTTTATTACTTATGATCTATCCATTAGTTTTGTCTGTGGTGGCACCTCTTAGTGGACATTTCTCAGATAAAATAGGCTCAGAAATTTTAACTTTTATTGGGTTAGTAGTTTTAAGTTTAGGTTTAATATTAATGTCAACTCTAAATGAGAAATCTTCAACTATAAGCATGGTAATTTTTATAGGGGTTATGTCACTGGGTACTGGGTTATTCCAATCACCTAATACTTCTTTAATAATGTCAACAGTATCAAAGGATAAGCTAGGCATTGCAGGGAGTATAAATGGACTTGTAAGAAATTTGGGAATGGTATGCGGCATAGCTTTATCTACTACTCTTTTGTATAGCATGATGAGCTATAAAATTGGATATCATGTAACAGATTACGTAGTAGGAAGAAATGATGCATTTATTTACGGCATGAAAACTGTATATATAACTGCAGCGGTTATTTGTATGATTGGGGCAATTTTAACCTCTTTGAGATTATTTAATCGAAAAGATAAATTAGAAAACTAAAAAATACCTGATCTACACAATATTATATTCCCGTATCAATAGTATTATTGATTGCGTTATTTATTTTTAACTTAATAGTTTTTATACGTACCGCCAACATTCACGACAAAATCCACTTTAAGACATAAAATTGACATAATCATGATAAAATAACGGCGAAGTCAACTAAAGATACATATGAATTATGCATTAGGTATTCAATCTGAACATATTTTTCTATGGAATATACATCATTAATAGTATAATTAAGTAAATATTAGTCTTATATAGATTAAATTAAAAAGGAGATATAACTATGAGAAATACAGCCCTTTTAGTTGTAGACGTTCAAAATGCACTAGTCTTAGCCAAGCCTTTCGCAGTAGAAGAGGTCATTAGTAATATAAAAAAATTAATTAAAACATGTAGAGAAAAAAATGTAGAAGTAATTTATATTCAACATACTGATAAAATTGGGGGTGAATTAGAGCCTAATTCAGAAGGCTGGAAAATCTATGGAGAAATAAGTCCTGCTATAAATGAAACGGTAATAAGTAAAACTTTTAATTCTGCTTTTAAGGAGACAATTTTAAAAGATTATTTAGATAATAAAGGTATTAACAAATTAATTATGACAGGTATGCAAACAGAGTATTGCTTTGATACTACTTGTAAAGTTGCATTTGAGTATGGGTTTAAGTTAATTATACCTGAGAAAACAAATACAACATTTAATAATGGAAATATATTAGCTAAAGATCTATATGAACATTATAACTTTAATATATTTAATGGTAGATTCGGTATTGTAGAATGCCTAGATAATACAATAGAAAGATTAATAGGTTAACTAATAATAAAGCTATCCAATATAACGAAATTTATATTGGATGGCTTTTTTATTTTATTTATAGCTAATATTTGATATTATAGCCAATTAGCCTCTAACCCCAATATCGGAATTAGTGATGGACAAGAAGTTATACCTATTATGGTATTCTATTAGACTATTCCCAAGGTCCATGTACCTACATTTTAATAATATAATAAAAAATTCCACAAAATTTAAAAAAGTCTGTGGGTTTTTTCATAGTACATACGTCTAAACCTATGAGAACTAAATTAAAGGGGGATTTTTATGAGAAAAATAGGTACGATTACTTCTTCAATAGGGCTAATTTTTCTTGGTATCTGGATGATTATATATATGAATAATCCAGAACTTGGTAAGCAAATTTTTATATGGTGGCCTGGGATTTTCATTCTACTGGGAGTAGAGATATTAATACAGTCTAATAGAAAGCATGAGAGCTGTAGAAATCAATTTAATTACTTGACGATTTTAATTATATTTTTGTATTTAGGAATAAATGTATTCCTTAATTTATCCGGAAAATTTGGAAGCATAATAGATAAAGTTGGGTCTGGCATTGAATTTAACGACGAAAACTTTAAAATAGGTTCTTTAAATAACACAAAAAAAATAAGTGCATCTAAAACCTTATCTATTAATGGAAATAGACTTGTATTTAAAGCTCCCAATGCGGATATTAAGATTTGTAGATCACAAGACCAAAATATAAAAATCCAAGCAGATATCTATGTGAAAGAAAATAGTTCTGTTAACGATTATAAAATAGCTGAGGAAAAAACTATGGAGGGGTATGAGGTTAATATTAAAGAAAGTTATATTAAACATGTCAAGGCATAT from the Clostridium sp. CM027 genome contains:
- a CDS encoding MFS transporter, whose protein sequence is MEAANNSINKHRWVILIIIVMVVFMSTLDSSIVNVALPMMAKSLNVTSAGIQLVVTSYLIIISATILVFGRLGDIASKTKIFKFGIALFTLGSLFCGVTSSLFVLVLARVIQAVGAAATMANSQGIITAVFPSNERGKALGISGSFVALGALVGPPLGGFIVQATSWEYIFLINVPIGIITLLYSFKILPKEHKRAKGKLDVPGALLFMFAIVPLFVALGKGQEVGFTQPIILLGFLIAIISFIVFVMVEKKCEDPLLQLEIFENKLFSLSIFCGFIFFVAIFCSSIIQPFYLQDVMNFSPSSTGLLLMIYPLVLSVVAPLSGHFSDKIGSEILTFIGLVVLSLGLILMSTLNEKSSTISMVIFIGVMSLGTGLFQSPNTSLIMSTVSKDKLGIAGSINGLVRNLGMVCGIALSTTLLYSMMSYKIGYHVTDYVVGRNDAFIYGMKTVYITAAVICMIGAILTSLRLFNRKDKLEN
- a CDS encoding cysteine hydrolase family protein; translated protein: MRNTALLVVDVQNALVLAKPFAVEEVISNIKKLIKTCREKNVEVIYIQHTDKIGGELEPNSEGWKIYGEISPAINETVISKTFNSAFKETILKDYLDNKGINKLIMTGMQTEYCFDTTCKVAFEYGFKLIIPEKTNTTFNNGNILAKDLYEHYNFNIFNGRFGIVECLDNTIERLIG